The Pyrobaculum sp. 3827-6 genomic sequence CCTAGAAACGGGATAAGAGTAGAGGCCGCATGCGCCACTGGATCAGCTGCTGTTAGGACGGCGTACCACATGATTGCCAGCGGTGAGGCTGATATAGTCATGGCCATCGGTGTGGAGAAGATGAACGAGTCTCCTACGCCTACGGTGGTGGAGTTTATTGGACGGGCGGGGAATTACTTCTGGGAATTTGAAAACTTTGGTTTAACCTTTCCCGGGTACTACGCGCTGTACGCCACGGCATATATGAATAGATACGGAGCTACGGAGGAGGATTTCTGTAAAGTAGCTGTAAAAAACCACTACTATGGCTCGCTCAACCCCAAGGCCCAGTTCCAGAGGGTCATCACAGTGGAGGAGTGCCTCGCCTCGCGCTACGTGGCGTGGCCGTTGAAGTTATACGACAGTAGCCCCATAACAGACGGCGCATCTGCGGTAATACTAGCAAGCGAAGAAGTCGCGAAGAAGCTCACGGACACTCCAGTCTGGATCAAGGCTGTTGGCTATGCAAATGGAACCGCTAACTTGAGCAAAAGGCTAGACTTCGTGGGGCTCGAGGTAGCGCAAGTCGCCGCCCAAATGGCGTATAAGAAAGCCGGCATTGATCCTCAGAATCCTGTTAAGTACCTAGACGTAGCTGAGGTACACGACTGCTTCACAATTGCGGAAATTATGGCTTATGAAGATCTGGGGTTTGCCAAACGTGGGGAGGGCTACAAGCTAATACGAGAGGGACAGACGTACATTGGCGGGTTGATACCAGTCAACCTAGATGGGGGGTTGAAG encodes the following:
- a CDS encoding thiolase domain-containing protein, yielding MGKVAVVGVGVSKFGNRADVSLPELAWEAVKEALDDARLGSEDIQAFVVGNVGGWSSEALPAVVVGEYCGFVPRNGIRVEAACATGSAAVRTAYHMIASGEADIVMAIGVEKMNESPTPTVVEFIGRAGNYFWEFENFGLTFPGYYALYATAYMNRYGATEEDFCKVAVKNHYYGSLNPKAQFQRVITVEECLASRYVAWPLKLYDSSPITDGASAVILASEEVAKKLTDTPVWIKAVGYANGTANLSKRLDFVGLEVAQVAAQMAYKKAGIDPQNPVKYLDVAEVHDCFTIAEIMAYEDLGFAKRGEGYKLIREGQTYIGGLIPVNLDGGLKAKGHPIGATGVSMIAELAKQLRQQVERGRQAPIRNGMALAHNIGGTGHYAFVTILSLSP